In the Vitis vinifera cultivar Pinot Noir 40024 chromosome 2, ASM3070453v1 genome, one interval contains:
- the LOC100854766 gene encoding protein NONRESPONDING TO OXYLIPINS 2, mitochondrial isoform X2, whose product MASSCNRFVSRASLSAVKSAIRANGRTASVNRSATPTSSPFPLPSRSTVSPLRRFSSSRTRGELGCIQSLLPLHSAVAAARMTSCLSSTSRSCKALSQELGLSVPR is encoded by the exons ATGGCGTCTTCGTGCAACAGATTTGTTAGCAGAGCATCGCTATCGGCTGTCAAATCCGCTATTAGAGCAAACGGTCGAACAGCTTCAGTCAATAGATCTGCCACTCCGACATCTTCACCATTCCCTCTTCCAAGCAGATCCACTGTATCTCCTCTCCGTCGATTCTCTTCATCCAG GACTAGAGGGGAACTCGGATGCATTCAGTCTCTGTTGCCACTCCACAGTGCAGTTGCAGCAGCAAGAATGACATCATGTCTGAGCTCGACATCAAGGAGTTGCAAAGCTCTTTCTCAGG AGCTTGGTCTGTCAGTTCCGAGGTGA
- the LOC100854766 gene encoding protein NONRESPONDING TO OXYLIPINS 2, mitochondrial isoform X3: MASSCNRFVSRASLSAVKSAIRANGRTASVNRSATPTSSPFPLPSRSTVSPLRRFSSSRTRGELGCIQSLLPLHSAVAAARMTSCLSSTSRSCKALSQDGIDGT, encoded by the exons ATGGCGTCTTCGTGCAACAGATTTGTTAGCAGAGCATCGCTATCGGCTGTCAAATCCGCTATTAGAGCAAACGGTCGAACAGCTTCAGTCAATAGATCTGCCACTCCGACATCTTCACCATTCCCTCTTCCAAGCAGATCCACTGTATCTCCTCTCCGTCGATTCTCTTCATCCAG GACTAGAGGGGAACTCGGATGCATTCAGTCTCTGTTGCCACTCCACAGTGCAGTTGCAGCAGCAAGAATGACATCATGTCTGAGCTCGACATCAAGGAGTTGCAAAGCTCTTTCTCAGG ATGGAATTGATGGTACGTGA
- the LOC100854766 gene encoding protein NONRESPONDING TO OXYLIPINS 2, mitochondrial isoform X1, with translation MASSCNRFVSRASLSAVKSAIRANGRTASVNRSATPTSSPFPLPSRSTVSPLRRFSSSRTRGELGCIQSLLPLHSAVAAARMTSCLSSTSRSCKALSQGTLCRTSPGL, from the exons ATGGCGTCTTCGTGCAACAGATTTGTTAGCAGAGCATCGCTATCGGCTGTCAAATCCGCTATTAGAGCAAACGGTCGAACAGCTTCAGTCAATAGATCTGCCACTCCGACATCTTCACCATTCCCTCTTCCAAGCAGATCCACTGTATCTCCTCTCCGTCGATTCTCTTCATCCAG GACTAGAGGGGAACTCGGATGCATTCAGTCTCTGTTGCCACTCCACAGTGCAGTTGCAGCAGCAAGAATGACATCATGTCTGAGCTCGACATCAAGGAGTTGCAAAGCTCTTTCTCAGGGTACACTCTGCCGTACCTCTCCCGGCCTCTAG
- the LOC100255794 gene encoding metalloendoproteinase 4-MMP yields MFPVFSYVTFFFLLLSFSCFPARIIPDYLTELTVDGHNDTWRFFERFLDTGKGSQVSGMSELKKYFQRFGYLPVPNTNFTDVFDSRFETAVIMYQTKLGLPVSGKLDSKTITAIVSPRCGVSDTTPLEDVHETRHFAYFYGKPRWARVPPMTLTYSFSRENMIESLNSSEMKSVFERAFSRWASVIPVNFTETEDFGSADIKIGFYSGDHGDGEPFDGVLGVLAHAFSPQNGRFHFDRAETWTVDFESEKSRVAIDLESVATHEIGHILGLAHSSVKEAVMYPSLSPRRKKVDLKRDDVEGVQALYGPNPNFKFSSLMESDISSNRAVGLQIRPSRWATTLVVVVALIFSLWTR; encoded by the coding sequence ATGTTTCCAGTTTTCAGTTATGTcaccttcttctttcttctcctttcctTCTCTTGCTTTCCCGCCAGAATCATACCGGACTATTTAACTGAATTAACCGTCGATGGCCATAACGACACGTGGCGCTTTTTCGAGAGGTTCCTCGATACCGGGAAGGGAAGCCAAGTCAGCGGCATGTCGGAGCTCAAAAAGTACTTTCAACGTTTCGGCTATCTTCCGGTGCCCAATACGAATTTCACCGATGTTTTCGATTCCCGGTTCGAGACCGCTGTCATCATGTACCAGACAAAACTTGGCTTGCCGGTCAGCGGAAAGCTCGACTCGAAGACGATCACCGCCATCGTGTCCCCAAGGTGCGGCGTCAGCGACACGACGCCGCTGGAGGACGTGCACGAGACGCGCCACTTCGCGTACTTTTACGGAAAACCCAGGTGGGCTCGCGTGCCTCCTATGACCCTCACCTACTCCTTTTCGCGGGAGAACATGATAGAATCCTTGAACTCGTCGGAGATGAAATCGGTGTTCGAACGAGCGTTCTCGCGGTGGGCATCGGTTATCCCGGTAAACTTTACGGAGACCGAGGATTTCGGGTCAGCGGACATAAAAATAGGGTTCTACTCTGGGGATCACGGCGACGGAGAACCGTTCGATGGCGTGCTTGGAGTGCTAGCGCATGCCTTCTCGCCACAGAACGGGAGGTTCCACTTCGACAGAGCTGAAACGTGGACCGTTGATTTCGAATCTGAAAAGTCAAGGGTGGCCATAGATTTGGAATCGGTGGCAACCCATGAAATTGGTCATATACTGGGCCTGGCCCACTCTTCAGTCAAGGAGGCAGTGATGTACCCAAGCTTGAGCCCACGGAGAAAGAAAGTGGACCTCAAGCGTGATGACGTGGAAGGGGTCCAGGCTCTCTACGGACCAAACCCGAACTTCAAGTTTAGTTCTTTGATGGAGTCCGACATTTCTTCAAATCGAGCCGTTGGATTACAAATCCGACCATCAAGGTGGGCCACCACCTTGGTGGTAGTGGTGGCTTTAATATTCTCTTTGTGGACACGATGA
- the LOC100260861 gene encoding O-fucosyltransferase 29, with amino-acid sequence MGGGGGGGGCGEMGIAKAWRYSTFSAKLALEQQHKHVCWRSQKRPISWSIICGLMLFCLGLISLFTGHVASDLEWYSQRLVKRSLYSKLDMGRRASINIWKSESSKFYYGCSKKGRHFASAVREKSSNGYLLIAASGGLNQQRTGITEAVVVARILNATLVVPELDHHSFWKDDSDFVNIFDVDWFISSLAKDVTIVKRVPDKVMRSMEKPPYTMRVPRKSTPEYYLDQVLPILLRRRVVQLTKFDYRLANNIDEELQKLRCRVNYHALRFTKPIQELGQKLVLRMRKMTNRFIAVHLRFEADMLAFSGCYYGGGEKERYELGEIRKRWATLPDLTPEGERKRGKCPLTPHEVGLMLRALGFGNETYLYVASGEIYGGEETLQPLRELFPNFYTKEMLASEELKPFLPYSSRLAAIDYIVSDESDVFVTNNNGNMAKILAGRRRYMGHKRTIRPNAKKLSALFMARNKMDWDTFAKKVKSYQRGFMGEPDEMRSGRGEFHEFPYSCVCHKPFKYPDDENNNNEQVTLVSRAYIGSGSEWENKGSNSLQRLKENPGEGPVTLGDTNDDGFLAD; translated from the exons ATGGGTGggggtggaggtggaggtggttGCGGAGAAATGGGCATAGCCAAGGCTTGGAGGTACAGCACATTTTCGGCGAAGTTGGCTTTGGAGCAGCAGCATAAGCATGTGTGCTGGAGATCACAGAAGAGGCCGATCTCGTGGTCGATCATCTGCGGTTTGATGTTGTTTTGTTTGGGTTTGATTTCGCTCTTCACTGGACATGTGGCTTCTGATCTTGAATGGTACTCGCAGCGCTTGGTCAAGCGGAGTTTATACTCCAAACTG GATATGGGTCGTCGTGCATCAATTAATATTTGGAAATCAGAGTCTTCAAAGTTCTACTATGGATGCAGTAAAAAAGGCCGTCATTTTGCTT CTGCTGTACGCGAGAAGTCGTCAAATGGCTATTTGCTTATTGCAGCAAGTGGAGGGCTGAACCAACAAAGAACAGGA ATAACCGAGGCTGTAGTAGTTGCTCGGATTCTTAATGCTACATTAGTTGTACCAGAGTTGGATCATCATTCCTTCTGGAAAGATGATAG TGACTTTGTCAACATTTTTGATGTTGATTGGTTCATTTCTTCCCTTGCAAAGGACGTGACTATTGTTAAAAGAGTTCCAGATAAAGTCATGAGATCAATGGAAAAACCTCCATACACCATGCGTGTACCAAGGAAATCCACTCCTGAATATTATCTGGATCAAGTTCTGCCAATACTCTTGAGGAGACGT GTTGTACAGTTGACAAAGTTTGATTACAGGCTTGCAAATAACATTGATGAAGAGCTGCAAAAGTTGCGTTGCCGGGTCAATTATCATGCTTTAAGATTCACAAAGCCCATACAAGAACTGGGTCAGAAACTTGTATTAAGAATGCGAAAGATGACAAATCGTTTTATTGCAGTTCACTTGAG GTTTGAAGCTGATATGCTAGCATTTTCTGGATGCTACTATGGTGGGGGTGAAAAGGAGAGATATGAGCTTGGTGAAATAAGGAAACGCTGGGCAACATTACCT GATCTAACCCCTGAGGGGGAACGAAAGCGAGGAAAATGTCCACTGACTCCTCATGAGGTGGGTTTGATGCTGCGGGCACTTGGCTTTGGAAATGAAACATATCTCTATGTTGCATCAGGAGAAATATATGGTGGAGAAGAGACTTTGCAGCCTCTCAGAGAACTTTTCCCAAACTTCTATACAAAGGAGATGCTTGCCAGTGAAGAACTCAAACCCTTCCTTCCCTACTCTTCTCGCCTTGCTGCCATTGATTACATTGTCTCAGATGAGAGCGATGTGTTTGTCACCAATAATAACGGAAATATGGCCAAGATTCTTGCAGGAAGAAG GAGGTACATGGGGCATAAGAGGACCATCAGGCCAAATGCAAAAAAGCTCAGTGCTTTGTTCATGGCTCGGAATAAGATGGACTGGGATACATTTGCCAAGAAGGTAAAATCATACCAGAGAGGATTCATGGGAGAGCCAGATGAGATGAGATCAGGAAGAGGCGAGTTCCATGAATTTCCATATTCTTGTGTCTGCCACAAACCATTCAAATACCCTGATGATGAAAACAATAATAACGAACAAGTTACTCTAGTCTCTAGAGCATATATTGGATCTGGATCTGAATGGGAGAATAAAGGTTCAAACAGTTTGCAGAGACTAAAAGAAAACCCAGGAGAAGGACCAGTGACTTTAGGCGACACTAACGATGATGGCTTTTTGGCAGACTGA